The following proteins are encoded in a genomic region of Mycobacterium kiyosense:
- a CDS encoding (2Fe-2S)-binding protein: MNDDLSAPVTIGVDAYISEEYARAERDKLWRKVWQQVGRVEDLPRVGSYLTYDILDDSILVVRTGTDSFKAHHNVCVHRGRRLVDTPAGAKNACGHKKSFVCGFHGWTYDQDGNCTHIPERQDWQGALTPENTHLGRVNVDTWGGWIWINMDPAAEPLRDYLEPAATMLDPFNLADMRCKWRKWLHFQCNWKVAMEAFNETYHVATTHPQFNKFGNFRGWAAAQGKHSNIGYDAPKDLAETKSKIRLGTGADPRVSTAEMQLYTLEETNATTTKTLVDAALRLVEELPEDAPADQVLSHWLGSARRDDEARGVIWPTIDPEHLAASGTAWQIFPNFQIGQGLTTALCYSARPHGYNPDECIFEASCYELYPKGEEPQTEWVYAPPDDPNWRSVLPQDFSNMAAVQQGMKSLGFRGPKPNPYMERSTANLHRNLAKYMGTGAPQHLATETEIQR, from the coding sequence ATGAATGACGATCTGAGCGCCCCCGTCACGATCGGGGTCGACGCCTACATCTCCGAGGAGTATGCCCGCGCCGAACGGGACAAGCTGTGGCGCAAGGTATGGCAGCAGGTGGGCCGGGTCGAAGACCTGCCCAGGGTGGGCAGCTACCTGACCTACGACATTCTCGACGACTCGATCCTGGTGGTCCGCACCGGGACTGACAGTTTCAAGGCGCACCACAACGTGTGCGTACACCGCGGCCGCCGACTGGTAGACACCCCGGCGGGCGCGAAAAATGCTTGCGGGCACAAGAAGTCGTTCGTCTGCGGATTCCACGGCTGGACCTACGACCAGGACGGCAACTGCACCCACATCCCGGAACGACAAGACTGGCAGGGCGCGCTGACCCCGGAGAACACCCACCTGGGCAGGGTCAACGTCGACACCTGGGGCGGCTGGATTTGGATCAACATGGATCCCGCCGCCGAACCGCTGCGCGACTACCTCGAACCCGCGGCCACCATGCTTGACCCGTTCAATCTGGCCGACATGCGCTGCAAATGGCGAAAGTGGCTGCATTTCCAATGCAATTGGAAGGTGGCGATGGAGGCGTTCAACGAGACCTACCACGTCGCCACCACACATCCGCAGTTCAACAAGTTCGGCAACTTCCGCGGCTGGGCCGCAGCGCAGGGCAAGCACAGCAACATCGGATACGACGCGCCGAAGGATCTGGCTGAGACCAAGTCCAAGATCCGGCTGGGCACCGGTGCCGACCCGCGGGTGTCGACGGCCGAAATGCAGCTCTACACATTGGAAGAGACCAACGCGACCACCACCAAGACACTGGTGGACGCGGCGCTGCGGCTGGTCGAGGAGCTGCCCGAGGACGCACCGGCCGACCAGGTGCTCAGCCATTGGCTCGGCTCGGCACGCCGCGACGACGAGGCCCGTGGCGTGATCTGGCCGACCATCGACCCCGAACACCTGGCCGCCAGCGGCACCGCGTGGCAGATCTTCCCGAACTTCCAGATCGGCCAGGGCCTGACCACCGCCCTGTGCTACAGCGCCCGCCCGCACGGCTACAACCCCGACGAGTGCATCTTCGAGGCATCGTGTTACGAGCTTTACCCCAAAGGGGAAGAGCCGCAGACAGAATGGGTGTATGCCCCGCCGGACGATCCGAACTGGCGCAGTGTCCTCCCGCAGGACTTCTCCAACATGGCCGCCGTGCAGCAGGGCATGAAATCGCTGGGCTTCCGGGGCCCCAAACCCAATCCCTACATGGAACGCAGTACCGCCAACCTGCACCGCAACCTCGCCAAGTACATGGGGACCGGCGCCCCGCAGCATCTAGCAACAGAGACGGAGATACAACGATGA
- a CDS encoding luciferase, with protein sequence MKVNLGFGAHNSHDWDRVLAEDFSQPPATPDWECVQSTLAIADLAEPLGFDGIWMPEHCGTPYGMTPNPIQALSYFAGRTERVSLGTFVVVAPWWHPVRLAHQIAYLDIISNGRYDTIGIGRGVSKGEFDAVGVPREESRQRFNETLDILELAFSGKRFSYDGEIFKVPEMSLRPEPRSGDLFSRIYSSSSTAESLEILSRRGMVPLFVGNKPIEDAGREVQKVNTFRQEEGLPPCQPKNVMFMYCTPDADGAAKSEEWIYTANRDVTVHYGFADASNFKGVKGYEAYAAREATATAVLASSVTHDAKGAPKTPGYHASNLLIGTPDEIFTRIKAAQEACSFSEMTIVPQFGTMPYDEAMDSTRLFAQEVLPAVHQMAAPLHPAALPENAIA encoded by the coding sequence ATGAAGGTCAATCTTGGCTTCGGAGCCCACAATTCGCACGACTGGGACCGGGTGCTGGCCGAAGACTTCAGCCAGCCGCCGGCCACCCCGGACTGGGAATGCGTGCAGAGCACGCTGGCGATCGCCGATCTGGCCGAACCGCTCGGGTTCGACGGCATCTGGATGCCCGAGCACTGCGGAACCCCGTATGGCATGACGCCCAACCCGATTCAGGCGCTGAGCTACTTTGCCGGACGCACCGAGCGGGTCAGCCTGGGCACCTTCGTCGTGGTCGCACCATGGTGGCATCCGGTGCGCTTGGCGCATCAGATCGCCTACCTCGACATCATCTCCAACGGCCGCTACGACACCATCGGCATCGGCCGCGGCGTGTCCAAGGGGGAGTTCGACGCCGTCGGCGTCCCGCGGGAGGAGAGCCGGCAGCGGTTCAACGAAACCCTGGACATCCTCGAACTCGCCTTCTCGGGCAAGCGATTCTCCTATGACGGTGAGATTTTCAAGGTGCCGGAGATGTCGCTACGGCCCGAGCCGCGCAGCGGCGATCTGTTCTCCCGCATCTACAGTTCGTCGTCGACCGCGGAGTCGCTGGAGATCCTGTCGCGGCGCGGCATGGTCCCGCTGTTCGTGGGCAACAAGCCGATCGAGGACGCCGGCCGGGAAGTGCAGAAGGTCAACACCTTCCGTCAGGAAGAAGGCCTGCCGCCGTGTCAGCCGAAGAACGTGATGTTCATGTACTGCACCCCCGACGCCGATGGCGCGGCGAAGTCCGAGGAGTGGATCTACACGGCCAACCGCGACGTCACCGTTCACTACGGCTTCGCCGACGCGTCGAACTTCAAGGGCGTCAAGGGTTACGAGGCCTATGCCGCTCGGGAGGCCACTGCGACCGCGGTGTTGGCCTCTTCGGTAACCCATGACGCGAAGGGCGCGCCCAAGACGCCCGGCTACCATGCCTCCAACCTGCTGATCGGTACACCCGACGAGATCTTCACCCGAATCAAAGCAGCGCAAGAGGCATGCTCGTTCTCGGAGATGACGATCGTGCCGCAGTTCGGCACCATGCCCTACGACGAGGCGATGGACAGCACCCGGCTGTTCGCCCAGGAGGTGCTGCCGGCCGTGCACCAGATGGCGGCACCGCTGCACCCCGCGGCGCTCCCGGAGAACGCGATCGCATGA
- a CDS encoding monooxygenase — MTGVPDCPPTEGADDIDVDALREKYRQEREKRLRPEGSKQYIELVDDFAGFYEIDPHSPDLVRDPISADIDVAVLGGGFGGLLCGAHLKKAGVEDVRIIELGGDFGGVWYWNRYPGLQCDNESYCYIPQLEELNYIPSKKFADGSEIYEHCRRIGKHYGLYDSALFSTQVRALRWDEEIKRWRVSTNRDDDIRARFVVVASGPFHRPKLPGIPGLKDFQGHSFHSSRWDYGYTGGDATGGLTGLSDKRVAVVGTGATAIQIVPFLGEYAKHLYVFQRTPSSVGARNNTPTDPEWVKTLKPGWQKERQRNFHAWTFEGMALGQPDLVCDFWTELGRNTAARVLALEDPASMTPEQFMAIREEEDYKVMERLRRRVAEIVEDPETAEALKPYYRFLCKRPCTNDDYLPTFNRPNVTLVDVSGTKGVERATPKGLVANGIEYEVDCIIYASGFEITTEISRRYSLEAIDGRDGLSLFDYWRDGYKTLHGMTSRGFPNQFFTGFTQVGISANIAANYELQGEHIAYIIAEALKRGATVVEPSQEAQDQWCKTIKETAIDNSAFDLECTPGYYNNEGGGTEGIRSHLGEPYGPGFYAFGDLLAEWRATGTLDGLILES; from the coding sequence ATGACCGGGGTACCGGACTGCCCCCCGACCGAGGGGGCCGACGACATCGACGTGGACGCACTGCGGGAGAAGTACCGCCAGGAGCGCGAAAAGCGGCTGCGCCCAGAGGGTTCCAAACAGTACATCGAATTGGTCGACGACTTCGCCGGTTTCTACGAAATCGATCCGCACTCGCCGGACCTGGTCCGCGACCCGATCTCGGCCGACATTGACGTCGCCGTGCTCGGCGGCGGCTTCGGCGGCCTGCTTTGCGGGGCGCATCTGAAGAAGGCCGGCGTGGAGGACGTCCGGATCATCGAGCTCGGCGGCGACTTCGGCGGCGTGTGGTACTGGAACCGCTACCCGGGGTTGCAGTGCGACAACGAATCCTACTGCTATATCCCGCAACTGGAGGAGCTCAACTACATCCCCAGCAAGAAGTTCGCCGACGGCAGTGAGATCTACGAGCACTGCCGCAGAATCGGCAAGCACTACGGCCTCTACGATTCCGCGCTGTTCTCCACCCAGGTACGGGCACTGCGCTGGGACGAGGAGATCAAGCGCTGGCGGGTCAGCACCAACCGCGACGACGACATCAGGGCGCGCTTCGTAGTGGTCGCCTCCGGCCCGTTCCACCGGCCCAAGCTGCCGGGAATCCCGGGCCTGAAAGACTTCCAGGGTCACAGTTTTCACTCGTCGCGCTGGGACTACGGCTACACCGGCGGCGACGCTACCGGCGGACTGACCGGGCTGAGCGACAAGCGCGTCGCGGTGGTGGGCACCGGCGCGACCGCCATCCAGATCGTGCCGTTTCTGGGCGAATACGCCAAGCACCTGTACGTGTTCCAGCGCACACCGTCGTCGGTGGGCGCCCGCAACAACACACCGACCGACCCCGAGTGGGTGAAGACGCTCAAGCCCGGCTGGCAGAAGGAACGGCAACGCAACTTCCACGCCTGGACTTTCGAGGGAATGGCGCTGGGACAGCCGGACCTGGTTTGCGACTTCTGGACCGAACTGGGCCGCAACACCGCCGCCCGGGTGCTGGCCCTGGAGGATCCCGCGTCGATGACCCCGGAGCAGTTCATGGCCATCCGGGAGGAAGAAGACTACAAGGTGATGGAGCGGCTGCGCCGGCGCGTGGCCGAGATCGTCGAGGACCCCGAGACCGCCGAAGCGCTCAAGCCCTACTACCGGTTCCTGTGCAAGCGGCCGTGCACCAACGACGACTACCTGCCCACGTTCAACCGGCCCAACGTGACGCTGGTGGACGTGTCGGGCACCAAGGGTGTCGAGCGGGCGACGCCAAAAGGATTGGTGGCCAACGGTATCGAATACGAGGTCGACTGCATCATCTACGCCAGCGGTTTCGAGATCACCACCGAGATCAGCCGCCGGTATTCGCTGGAGGCGATCGACGGCCGCGACGGCCTGTCCCTCTTCGACTACTGGCGGGACGGCTACAAGACGTTGCACGGCATGACCAGTCGCGGCTTCCCCAACCAGTTCTTCACCGGGTTCACCCAGGTCGGCATCTCGGCGAACATCGCCGCCAACTACGAACTGCAGGGCGAGCACATCGCTTACATCATCGCCGAGGCGCTCAAACGCGGTGCGACGGTCGTGGAACCCAGTCAGGAGGCGCAGGACCAGTGGTGCAAGACGATCAAGGAGACGGCGATCGACAACTCGGCGTTTGACCTGGAGTGCACCCCGGGTTACTACAACAACGAAGGCGGTGGCACCGAGGGCATCCGGTCACACCTGGGCGAGCCGTACGGGCCCGGCTTCTATGCTTTCGGTGACCTGCTCGCCGAATGGCGCGCCACCGGAACGCTGGATGGCCTGATCCTGGAGTCGTGA
- a CDS encoding short-chain dehydrogenase has product MTELRYDGRVAVITGAGRGLGRAYALMLAARGAKVVVNDTGGALTGDGHNLEPAQQVVDEISAAGGVAVASTESVTTAAGGQAIIGAALDNFGRVDILIHNAGTVRRGSLKEMSYQDFDAVLDVHLRGAFHVVRPAFPLMCEKGYGRIVLTSSIGGLYGNHEVANYAAAKAGLVGLSNVVALEGAADGVLCNVIVPSAVTRMADGIDISAYPPMGTDLVAPVVGLLAHESCPVSGEMLIAIAGRVARAVIAESPGVQRLSWTIEDVAEQLYAIRNLAAPLVFPVVPDGHADHIRYSFESAAWAMREAAHSG; this is encoded by the coding sequence ATGACCGAACTCAGATACGACGGTCGCGTCGCCGTGATCACCGGCGCCGGCCGCGGGCTGGGACGTGCCTATGCCCTGATGCTTGCTGCCCGTGGGGCCAAGGTGGTGGTCAACGACACCGGCGGCGCGTTGACCGGAGACGGCCACAATCTCGAGCCCGCACAACAGGTTGTCGACGAAATCTCGGCGGCCGGCGGTGTGGCGGTGGCGTCAACCGAATCGGTGACGACCGCAGCCGGCGGCCAGGCCATCATCGGTGCCGCGCTGGACAACTTCGGGCGCGTCGACATCCTCATTCATAACGCCGGCACCGTGCGACGCGGTTCGTTGAAGGAGATGAGCTACCAGGACTTCGACGCAGTCCTCGACGTCCACCTGCGTGGCGCGTTTCACGTGGTGCGGCCCGCGTTCCCGCTGATGTGCGAGAAAGGGTACGGACGCATCGTGTTGACGTCGTCGATCGGCGGGCTGTACGGCAATCATGAGGTCGCCAATTATGCGGCCGCCAAAGCCGGACTGGTGGGGCTGTCCAACGTGGTGGCGCTCGAGGGCGCCGCCGACGGGGTGCTGTGCAACGTGATCGTACCGTCGGCGGTGACCAGAATGGCTGACGGCATTGACATTTCGGCGTATCCGCCGATGGGAACCGACCTGGTGGCGCCGGTGGTGGGGCTGCTGGCGCACGAGTCCTGCCCGGTCAGCGGGGAGATGCTGATCGCCATCGCCGGTCGGGTGGCACGCGCGGTGATCGCCGAAAGCCCAGGGGTGCAACGCTTGTCGTGGACAATCGAGGACGTTGCCGAACAGCTGTACGCCATCCGCAACCTGGCCGCGCCACTCGTTTTCCCGGTCGTCCCGGACGGGCACGCCGACCATATCCGCTACAGCTTCGAGTCGGCGGCGTGGGCGATGCGGGAAGCGGCGCACAGTGGCTGA
- a CDS encoding CoA transferase: MADSGFGPLAGVRVVDLTAMVMGPYCTQIMADMGADVIKIEPPQGDDTRYVSVGPARGMSGVFVNVNRGKRGITLDLKSDAGQTALRALIERADVFIHSMRAKAIARLGLAYADVAAINPGIVYTNCYGYSRRGPNRDLPAYDDTIQAACGVPAVQQQLTGEANFAGTILADKVAGLTALYATTMALFHRERTGEGQEVEIGMFEAMASFMLVEHANGAVFDPPLSPAVYPRAVAPNRRPYRTSDGYIAALVYNDKHWAAFVDAVRPAWASDRYATLEGRAAQIDTVYALLGETFAQRTTQEWLDLLRELEIPASALSSPAELLDDPQLDAVGFFETVDTPNGPVRFPGVPTWFSRTPGRVAGPAPELGADTAEVLEQLGLAPVDQLRE; this comes from the coding sequence GTGGCTGACTCCGGCTTCGGCCCGCTGGCGGGCGTGCGCGTCGTCGACCTCACCGCGATGGTGATGGGTCCCTACTGCACCCAGATCATGGCCGACATGGGCGCCGACGTCATCAAAATCGAGCCGCCGCAAGGCGATGACACCCGGTACGTCTCGGTCGGGCCGGCCCGCGGAATGAGTGGGGTGTTCGTCAACGTCAACCGCGGCAAGCGCGGCATCACCCTCGATCTGAAGTCCGACGCCGGCCAGACCGCCCTGCGTGCGCTCATCGAGCGCGCCGACGTGTTCATCCACTCCATGCGCGCCAAGGCGATCGCCCGGCTCGGACTCGCCTACGCCGACGTCGCCGCCATCAACCCGGGCATCGTGTACACGAATTGCTACGGCTACAGCCGTCGCGGCCCCAACCGGGATCTGCCCGCCTACGACGACACCATTCAGGCCGCCTGCGGCGTACCCGCCGTGCAGCAGCAGCTGACCGGTGAGGCTAATTTCGCCGGGACGATCCTGGCCGACAAAGTGGCCGGCCTCACCGCCCTGTATGCGACCACGATGGCGTTGTTCCACCGGGAGCGCACGGGTGAGGGGCAAGAAGTCGAGATCGGCATGTTCGAGGCGATGGCGTCGTTCATGCTGGTCGAACACGCCAACGGCGCCGTCTTCGATCCGCCGCTGAGCCCGGCGGTCTACCCGCGCGCGGTGGCGCCCAACCGCCGGCCCTACCGCACCAGCGACGGTTACATCGCGGCGCTGGTCTACAACGACAAGCATTGGGCCGCCTTCGTCGACGCGGTGCGACCGGCGTGGGCCAGTGACCGGTACGCGACCCTGGAAGGGCGTGCCGCGCAGATCGACACCGTGTACGCACTGCTGGGCGAGACGTTCGCACAGCGCACCACCCAGGAATGGCTGGATCTGCTGCGCGAGTTGGAGATACCCGCGTCGGCGCTGTCGAGTCCGGCCGAGCTGCTCGACGACCCGCAACTCGACGCCGTCGGATTCTTCGAGACGGTGGACACACCGAACGGCCCGGTACGGTTCCCCGGTGTGCCGACCTGGTTTTCGCGCACGCCCGGGCGGGTCGCGGGTCCGGCTCCGGAGCTGGGCGCCGACACCGCGGAGGTGCTCGAGCAACTCGGGCTGGCGCCGGTCGATCAGCTACGGGAGTGA
- a CDS encoding acyltransferase has product MAPVPRTRRRAVWDSSERQGIPALDGLRAVAVALVLVGHGGIPGVAGGFIGVDIFFVLSGFLITSLLLDELGRSGRIDLTGFWIRRARRLLPALLLMVLAVAAAREVLPYQALNGLRGDAIAAFCWVANWRFVAQKTDYFTQGAPSPLQHTWSLGVEEQYYIVWPLLLIAVTLLLAARARRYFGKTTVGHVRFSAFVIATLGALASAAAAAVFTSDATRDRIYFGTDTRAQALLVGAAAAALMVRDWPALNRGWCLIRSRWGRRIARGLPILGLAALAAITHYASGSAGEFRHGLLIAVAVAAVLVVAPVAIEQRGAVARLLAWRPLVWLGTISYGVYLWHWPIFMVLNGERTGWSGPGLFAVRCAATIAVAGVSFWAIEQPIRRWRPERVPLLPLAAATVASAAAATILVIPVGTGLREVGLPPGVSAVAAVSPSPPETQVPAPGPRDPNQPFTVSVFGDSIGWTMMHYLPATPGFRFLDHTVIGCSLVRGTPYSYIGQTLEQRAECDTWPSRWAAQISRDRPDVALLVIGRWETVDRVNEGKWTHIGDPTFDGYLNFELNRALDIVGSTGVRVLVATVPYSRGGEKPDGRLYPEDQPDRVNQWNAMLRNAISQRRNVGIIDLNKKLCPDGVYTAKVDGIKVRSDGVHLTPEGVKWLLPWLEESVR; this is encoded by the coding sequence GTGGCCCCGGTTCCCCGTACTCGTCGGCGCGCGGTCTGGGACAGCTCGGAGCGGCAGGGTATTCCCGCCCTGGACGGCCTGCGGGCCGTCGCGGTGGCGCTGGTGCTGGTCGGGCACGGCGGCATCCCCGGCGTCGCAGGTGGATTCATCGGCGTCGACATTTTTTTCGTGCTCAGCGGTTTCCTGATCACCTCGCTGCTGCTCGACGAACTCGGGCGCAGCGGACGAATCGACCTGACGGGCTTCTGGATTCGCCGCGCCCGCCGCCTATTGCCGGCCCTGCTGTTGATGGTGCTCGCCGTCGCCGCGGCCCGCGAAGTTCTGCCCTATCAGGCGCTCAACGGGTTGCGGGGGGACGCGATCGCCGCCTTCTGCTGGGTAGCCAACTGGCGGTTCGTTGCGCAGAAGACCGATTACTTCACCCAGGGTGCGCCCTCACCGCTGCAACACACCTGGTCGCTCGGGGTGGAAGAGCAGTACTACATCGTGTGGCCGCTGCTGCTGATCGCGGTGACGCTGCTGCTGGCCGCACGGGCGCGGCGATACTTCGGCAAGACCACGGTGGGCCACGTCCGGTTCAGCGCCTTTGTGATCGCGACCCTCGGCGCGCTGGCGTCGGCGGCGGCCGCCGCCGTCTTCACCTCCGACGCGACCCGCGATCGCATCTACTTCGGCACCGACACGCGAGCGCAGGCGCTGTTGGTCGGGGCGGCGGCTGCGGCGCTGATGGTTCGGGATTGGCCGGCGCTCAATCGCGGCTGGTGCCTGATCCGCAGCCGGTGGGGACGGCGGATCGCCCGAGGGTTACCGATCCTGGGGCTGGCCGCGCTGGCGGCGATCACCCACTACGCATCGGGCAGCGCCGGGGAGTTCCGGCACGGTCTGCTGATCGCGGTTGCCGTCGCGGCCGTCCTGGTGGTCGCGCCGGTGGCGATCGAGCAGCGCGGCGCGGTGGCCCGGCTGCTGGCGTGGCGCCCGCTGGTCTGGCTGGGCACCATCTCGTATGGCGTATATCTGTGGCACTGGCCGATCTTCATGGTGCTCAACGGCGAACGCACCGGCTGGTCGGGGCCGGGACTGTTCGCTGTCCGCTGTGCCGCCACGATCGCGGTGGCCGGTGTCTCGTTCTGGGCGATCGAACAACCCATTCGGCGCTGGCGGCCCGAGCGGGTGCCGCTGTTGCCGTTGGCGGCCGCGACGGTGGCCAGTGCGGCGGCGGCGACCATTCTGGTGATCCCGGTGGGGACCGGCCTGCGCGAGGTCGGCCTGCCGCCCGGGGTGTCCGCGGTCGCGGCGGTGTCGCCGTCGCCGCCGGAGACCCAGGTTCCCGCGCCGGGTCCGCGAGATCCGAATCAGCCGTTCACCGTTTCGGTGTTCGGAGATTCGATCGGCTGGACGATGATGCACTACCTGCCGGCCACCCCGGGCTTCCGGTTCCTCGACCACACCGTCATCGGATGCAGCCTGGTGCGCGGTACTCCGTACAGCTACATCGGCCAGACGCTGGAGCAGCGCGCGGAATGCGACACCTGGCCGAGTCGGTGGGCGGCGCAGATCAGCCGGGACCGTCCGGACGTCGCGCTGCTGGTCATCGGCCGCTGGGAGACCGTCGACCGGGTCAACGAGGGCAAGTGGACGCACATCGGCGACCCGACGTTCGACGGGTATCTCAACTTCGAGCTGAACCGGGCCCTGGACATCGTCGGCTCCACCGGTGTCCGGGTGCTGGTCGCCACCGTCCCGTACAGCCGGGGCGGTGAGAAGCCGGACGGTCGCCTCTATCCCGAGGACCAGCCGGATCGGGTCAACCAGTGGAATGCCATGCTGCGCAACGCGATTAGTCAGCGGCGCAATGTCGGGATCATCGACCTGAACAAGAAGCTGTGCCCGGACGGTGTCTACACCGCCAAGGTCGACGGCATCAAGGTGCGCAGCGACGGCGTCCATTTGACCCCGGAAGGGGTCAAATGGCTGCTGCCGTGGCTCGAGGAGTCGGTGCGCTGA
- a CDS encoding putative O-methyltransferase, family 3, with protein sequence MANTLQDPRVASTLDKMYAAARDQMSLLRDRRGQFDRPMTAAERTEAMSEFYIPVTADAGRLLYSLVRATRPATVVEFGMSFGISAIHLAAAVRDNGSGQVITTELSDTKIAAAKRTFADTGLADVITILEGDALDTLKTSDGPVDFVLLDGWKDLYLPVIKLLQPRLSESALVVADNASASDMAPYLDYVRDPANGYVSFNFNARDSDSMELSCWIGS encoded by the coding sequence ATGGCCAACACTCTGCAAGACCCTAGGGTCGCCTCCACGCTGGACAAGATGTACGCCGCCGCCAGGGATCAGATGTCGCTGTTGCGGGACCGACGCGGTCAGTTCGACCGGCCGATGACGGCCGCCGAACGCACCGAGGCGATGAGTGAGTTCTACATCCCGGTGACTGCCGACGCCGGCCGGCTGCTCTACTCGCTGGTACGCGCGACCCGGCCCGCGACGGTCGTCGAATTCGGCATGTCCTTCGGCATTTCCGCGATCCATCTGGCGGCTGCGGTGCGCGACAACGGCTCTGGTCAGGTGATCACCACCGAGCTCAGCGACACCAAGATCGCCGCCGCCAAACGGACCTTCGCCGACACCGGATTAGCCGACGTGATAACGATTTTGGAAGGCGATGCGCTGGACACGCTCAAGACTTCGGACGGGCCGGTCGATTTCGTGCTGCTGGACGGGTGGAAAGACCTGTACCTTCCGGTGATCAAGCTGCTCCAACCGCGACTGTCCGAAAGCGCGCTGGTGGTCGCCGACAATGCCAGCGCCTCGGACATGGCGCCCTACCTCGATTACGTTCGCGACCCGGCGAACGGCTACGTGAGCTTCAACTTCAACGCCCGGGACAGCGACAGCATGGAGCTCAGCTGCTGGATCGGCAGCTGA
- a CDS encoding putative oxidoreductase, whose translation MTTARAVRFDRYGGREVLYIAEIPMPSPAPGEVVVEVRAAGINPGEAAIRSGALHEMFPAAFPSGEGSDLAGVVTAVGTGVTEFSVGDEVLGFSWQRSSHATHTAVPVGQLIRKPAAMSWPVAGSLYVVGAAAYAAVRAVAAQPGETVAVSAAAGGVGSIVVQLLVRHGARVLGIAGPGNADWLRAHGVTPVAYGDGLAGRLRAAAPDGIDAFIDLFGPEYVQLAVDLGVAPERIDTIIAMQKATEVGAKTEGSAEASTPAVLTEIANLVVSGAVDFDIAATFPLDRVADAYEVLEQRHTHGKIVLLPTSS comes from the coding sequence ATGACGACAGCCAGGGCGGTACGGTTCGACCGTTACGGCGGCCGCGAGGTGTTGTATATCGCCGAGATCCCGATGCCCTCCCCCGCTCCCGGCGAAGTCGTGGTCGAAGTCCGCGCCGCCGGAATCAATCCCGGCGAGGCCGCGATCCGTTCCGGCGCGCTGCACGAGATGTTCCCGGCGGCCTTTCCGTCCGGCGAGGGCAGCGACCTGGCTGGAGTGGTCACCGCCGTCGGCACCGGCGTCACTGAATTCTCGGTCGGTGACGAGGTTCTGGGCTTCAGCTGGCAACGGTCCAGTCACGCGACCCATACGGCCGTGCCGGTGGGGCAGTTGATTCGCAAACCGGCCGCAATGAGCTGGCCGGTCGCGGGATCGCTGTACGTCGTCGGTGCGGCGGCCTACGCGGCGGTCCGCGCCGTGGCGGCGCAACCCGGTGAGACGGTGGCGGTTTCGGCGGCCGCGGGCGGGGTCGGCAGCATCGTGGTGCAACTGTTGGTCCGGCACGGCGCGCGGGTGCTCGGCATCGCGGGTCCCGGCAACGCGGATTGGCTTCGGGCGCATGGTGTCACGCCCGTCGCCTACGGCGACGGGCTGGCCGGGCGACTGCGGGCGGCTGCGCCCGATGGGATCGATGCGTTCATCGACCTGTTCGGACCCGAATACGTTCAGCTGGCAGTGGATCTCGGCGTCGCGCCCGAGCGGATCGACACCATCATCGCCATGCAGAAAGCCACCGAAGTCGGGGCAAAGACCGAAGGCAGCGCCGAAGCGTCGACGCCCGCGGTGCTCACCGAGATCGCCAATCTGGTGGTCAGCGGTGCCGTCGACTTCGACATCGCGGCCACCTTCCCGCTCGACCGGGTCGCGGATGCTTACGAGGTGCTCGAGCAGCGACACACCCACGGCAAAATCGTGCTGCTGCCGACGAGTTCGTAG
- a CDS encoding membrane protein (frameshifted, deletion at around 329430) has protein sequence MAVATSGSPASGAVPVPHPLPAVASVFPGQGAVVGVATPVQVTFSAPVIDRRAAERAIRVSSPSNMTGHFQWLDGNAVQWIPDRYWPAHTHISVGVQELTEGYETGDELLGVASISAHTFTVSRNGEVLRTMPASMGKPSRPTPIGNFNAMSKERTVVMDSRTIGIPLNSSDGYLITAQYAVRVTGSGVYVHTPHPGR, from the coding sequence ATGGCCGTGGCCACGTCCGGCAGCCCCGCCAGCGGTGCCGTGCCGGTACCGCATCCGCTTCCCGCGGTGGCCTCGGTGTTTCCCGGCCAGGGTGCCGTGGTCGGCGTCGCGACCCCGGTGCAGGTGACCTTCAGCGCGCCGGTGATCGACCGCCGCGCCGCCGAGCGCGCCATCCGGGTCAGTTCCCCGAGTAACATGACCGGTCACTTTCAGTGGCTGGACGGCAATGCCGTGCAGTGGATTCCGGACCGGTACTGGCCGGCTCACACACACATCTCGGTGGGTGTCCAGGAGTTGACGGAGGGCTACGAGACCGGCGACGAGTTGCTGGGTGTCGCCAGCATCTCGGCGCACACCTTCACCGTGAGCCGCAACGGCGAGGTGCTGCGCACCATGCCGGCGTCGATGGGCAAGCCCAGCCGCCCGACTCCGATCGGTAACTTCAATGCGATGTCCAAGGAGCGCACCGTCGTGATGGACTCCCGCACCATCGGCATCCCGCTCAACTCCTCCGACGGCTATCTGATCACGGCGCAGTACGCCGTCCGTGTCACCGGGAGCGGGGTGTACGTACACACTCCGCACCCTGGTCGGTGA